The following are from one region of the Paenibacillus sp. KS-LC4 genome:
- a CDS encoding DMT family transporter, translated as MKGILFAILGGVSITLQGIANTRISGSLGTWQATTLTQFTGFIVALIIMMFVGAGKWREFQQVKPIYLAGGSFAAIIIFSNVTAIQQIGVTLMVAMVLIAQLGMTVVIEMNGFFGIKKQKINGAQLLGIGMMICGVFLLKG; from the coding sequence ATGAAGGGCATTTTGTTTGCAATATTAGGCGGGGTTAGTATTACGTTGCAGGGAATAGCAAATACCAGAATTAGCGGAAGCCTTGGAACGTGGCAGGCCACCACACTTACCCAATTTACCGGATTTATTGTAGCTTTGATTATTATGATGTTTGTAGGTGCTGGAAAATGGCGGGAGTTTCAGCAGGTGAAGCCTATCTATTTGGCAGGCGGCTCTTTTGCAGCTATTATTATTTTCAGTAATGTAACGGCTATTCAACAGATTGGCGTCACACTAATGGTAGCGATGGTGCTGATCGCCCAACTCGGCATGACGGTTGTCATTGAGATGAATGGATTTTTTGGAATAAAAAAGCAAAAAATAAATGGGGCACAATTGCTCGGCATTGGCATGATGATTTGCGGTGTTTTTTTATTAAAAGGCTGA
- a CDS encoding MFS transporter — MMSYHSSKNIIALAAICLSALMFGLEISSVPVILPTLEKVLHGNLKDMQWIMNAYTIASTTVLMAVGTLADRFGRKRIFIISLVLFGITSLICGLAQSSTILIISRFLQGVGAGAMLICQIAILSHQFKEGKERSKAFGAWGIVFGIGLGFGPIIGGMIVAVSNWHWVFLVHVPLTILTLLFVLGSIQESSDPQSKKLDIIGIVTLSLTVFGLAYFITQGPELGFTSIAGISILVATAVCFIIFLFAEKLSTHPMFDFSVFRIRHFSGALFGSVGMNFSFWPFMIYLPIYYQSGLGYSAVTAGLSLLAYTLPTLVLPPVAERLSLRYQPGIVIPSGLFIIGIGFILMKFGSGVDHSSWLTMLPGSLLAGIGLGLTNTPVTNTTTGSVPSNRAGMASGIDTSARLISLAINIAVMGFILQAGILSYLKRVLPGTLDVTQLRTLAEKIAAGNTTNLNYDFPEISVPGSVIHAALVNGFGLVMLYGGIGVCVLGVISFMIFGPKKSLLQK; from the coding sequence ATGATGTCCTATCACTCCAGCAAAAATATAATCGCATTAGCTGCTATATGTTTGTCCGCGCTAATGTTCGGTCTCGAAATTTCCAGCGTGCCAGTTATACTGCCAACCTTGGAAAAGGTGTTGCATGGAAATCTCAAGGATATGCAATGGATTATGAACGCCTATACGATTGCTAGTACAACCGTTCTGATGGCCGTTGGAACGCTGGCTGACCGGTTTGGAAGGAAGCGTATTTTTATTATTAGCCTCGTCTTGTTCGGCATTACATCCTTGATTTGTGGCTTGGCACAAAGCTCGACGATTCTAATCATTAGCCGATTTCTTCAAGGCGTGGGCGCTGGAGCGATGCTGATTTGCCAGATAGCCATTCTTTCGCATCAGTTTAAGGAAGGAAAGGAACGAAGTAAAGCCTTTGGCGCATGGGGGATCGTGTTTGGTATTGGTCTCGGTTTTGGGCCCATTATTGGCGGCATGATTGTGGCCGTTTCCAATTGGCATTGGGTTTTCCTAGTCCACGTCCCGCTGACCATCCTTACTTTGCTCTTTGTTTTAGGCAGCATACAGGAGTCCAGCGATCCGCAGTCGAAAAAGCTGGACATTATCGGCATCGTCACGCTTTCATTGACCGTTTTTGGCCTGGCATATTTTATCACACAAGGGCCGGAGCTTGGCTTTACCAGCATAGCTGGCATTAGCATACTTGTTGCAACGGCAGTATGCTTCATAATATTTCTGTTTGCGGAAAAGCTCAGCACCCATCCGATGTTCGACTTTTCTGTATTCAGAATACGCCATTTTTCCGGTGCCCTCTTTGGCTCTGTCGGCATGAATTTCAGTTTCTGGCCGTTCATGATCTATCTGCCTATCTATTACCAGAGCGGCCTTGGTTACAGCGCTGTGACAGCTGGACTTTCTCTCTTGGCTTATACGCTGCCTACTCTGGTGCTTCCACCTGTGGCAGAGCGCCTTTCGCTACGTTATCAGCCAGGCATAGTCATCCCATCGGGTCTGTTCATCATTGGCATAGGCTTCATTTTGATGAAATTTGGCAGTGGCGTTGATCACTCTAGCTGGTTGACCATGCTCCCGGGTTCCCTGCTCGCTGGCATCGGGCTCGGCTTAACCAACACGCCTGTGACAAACACGACCACTGGCTCGGTTCCGAGTAATCGTGCAGGCATGGCCTCCGGCATAGACACGAGTGCTAGATTGATCAGTCTAGCCATTAACATCGCCGTAATGGGATTCATTTTGCAGGCAGGCATCCTATCCTATTTGAAGCGAGTTCTTCCTGGAACTCTCGATGTAACGCAATTGCGGACTTTGGCCGAGAAAATAGCCGCTGGAAATACTACGAATCTTAATTATGATTTTCCAGAAATATCCGTACCCGGATCTGTGATCCACGCGGCTCTTGTGAACGGATTTGGCTTGGTGATGCTCTACGGTGGTATTGGCGTGTGTGTGTTGGGCGTAATCAGTTTTATGATTTTTGGACCAAAGAAATCATTGTTGCAAAAGTAG
- a CDS encoding Lrp/AsnC family transcriptional regulator, which produces MDQVDKQILFYLQNQARISMTELGKCVGLSQPAVTERVRRMEEKGIIEEYRTVISPEKIGKPAAAYMLFRTRDCLAFLDFVRASPQVAECHRISGEHSYLIKVVTESTRALEDFGNQCDKYGTYTILIVMSSPIDHRPLIPSLEEACQID; this is translated from the coding sequence GTGGATCAAGTCGACAAACAAATTCTCTTCTATCTTCAAAATCAGGCAAGGATTTCAATGACAGAGCTGGGTAAGTGCGTGGGTTTGTCCCAACCCGCTGTAACGGAACGAGTCAGAAGAATGGAGGAAAAGGGAATTATCGAGGAGTATCGCACCGTCATTTCTCCTGAAAAAATCGGGAAGCCTGCGGCAGCCTATATGTTGTTTCGGACTAGAGACTGTCTGGCCTTTCTTGATTTTGTCCGTGCATCTCCACAGGTTGCCGAATGCCATCGTATAAGCGGAGAACACAGTTATTTAATAAAAGTCGTGACCGAATCGACGCGTGCTCTTGAGGACTTTGGCAATCAGTGCGATAAGTATGGAACGTATACGATCCTGATTGTCATGTCTTCACCGATTGATCATAGACCTCTCATTCCTTCTCTCGAAGAAGCATGCCAAATTGATTAA
- a CDS encoding helix-turn-helix domain-containing protein, whose translation MIEIKDRQLLNHYLHLHQLESVFNERLHTYLTLYSFEQEELICGQGNVPQHMYVLVKGKIKVYTSSSEGKTLLISFKTPLEVIGDVEYIRGTEFLNTVEAVSPVIMIGIQHRWLDKHGGDYAPLLRFLLENITRKFYYKSNSMSLNVMQPVDVRLASYLLSVSYDESDAQFKGELSTDHLRDVANLIGTSYRHLNRVIRQFCEAGLIERSKQRIVIKNKDALSKRANHHIYTLTDQKGE comes from the coding sequence ATGATTGAAATCAAGGATCGTCAGCTATTGAATCATTATTTGCATCTGCATCAGCTGGAGTCGGTATTTAATGAGCGGCTGCACACCTATTTAACCTTGTACAGCTTTGAACAGGAGGAGCTTATATGCGGCCAGGGGAATGTGCCTCAGCATATGTATGTGCTGGTGAAGGGGAAAATAAAAGTATATACGAGCTCGTCGGAGGGGAAGACGCTGCTTATTTCCTTTAAGACGCCGCTTGAGGTTATTGGCGATGTGGAATATATTCGCGGGACCGAGTTTCTCAATACAGTGGAGGCCGTATCGCCTGTTATTATGATAGGGATTCAGCATCGCTGGCTAGATAAGCATGGCGGGGATTATGCGCCGCTGCTGCGTTTTTTATTGGAAAATATTACGCGGAAGTTTTATTATAAATCCAATTCAATGAGCTTGAATGTTATGCAGCCTGTGGATGTGCGTCTAGCCAGCTATTTGCTGTCAGTCTCGTACGACGAATCGGATGCGCAATTTAAAGGGGAGCTCAGCACAGACCATTTAAGAGATGTTGCTAATTTGATTGGCACCAGCTACCGGCATTTGAACCGAGTCATTCGGCAGTTTTGTGAGGCGGGCCTCATTGAGCGTTCGAAGCAAAGGATTGTCATCAAAAATAAAGATGCCCTTAGCAAGCGGGCCAATCATCATATTTATACGTTAACGGATCAGAAGGGGGAGTAA